TGCTACCCGCACGAGGACGCGACCCTCGAAGAGGCGCAGTACAACAAGTACGACCTGGTGGCCCGCAAGCTCGGCCTGAAGCCGGGCATGCGCCTGCTGGACGTCGGCTGCGGCTGGGGCGGCATGGTGCGGCACGCCGCCCAGCACTACGGCGTGAAGGCACTGGGCGTCACACTCTCCGCCGAGCAGGCCGAGTGGGCCCAGCAGGAGATCAAGCGACAGGGCCTGGAAGACCTGGCCGAGGTGCGTTTCGGCGACTACCGCGACGTGATCGAGGGCGAGTTCGACGCGGTCAGCTCGATCGGCCTGACCGAGCACATCGGCGTGGGCAACTACCCGTCCTACTTCGAGTTCCTGCACAGCAAGCTACGGGCCGGCGGGCGGCTGCTGAACCACACCATCACCCGACCGGACAACATCCACACGGCCCGGGTGCGCGGCGGCTTCATCGACCGCTACATCTTCCCGGACGGCGAGCTGACCGGCGCGGGCGGCGTGATCGTCGCGCTCCAGAACGCCGGCCTGGAGATGAAGCACGAGGAGAACCTGCGCGAGCACTACGCCCGCACCTGCGCGGCCTGGTGCGAGAACCTGGTGGCCAACTGGGACGCCGCGGTCGCCGAGGTGGGCGAGGCGACGGCCAAGATCTGGGGCATGTATCTGGCCGGGTCCAGCCTGGGCTTCGACAAGCGCCAGATCGAGCTGCACCAGATCCTGGCCGTGCGTCCCGACGAGCGCGGCCGCTCCTCCTGGCCGCTCCGGCCCGACTGGGGCGTCTGAGGTCTCGATAGCGGGGTGTGACGACGTGTCGCCGTCGCACCCCGTCCGGTCACCGCGCCGGCCGGCTGCTCCGTACGGGGGAACCGCCGACGGTGGGTGACCTGCCCGATGACCCGATCGGGGTACCGCCGCCTCAACTGCTGCCGTGGGTCGGCCGATAGGGAGCGGACGTCACCGCGCCCCCTGCGGTCCGCCGACATCAGGATTGGCCGCAGGTCCGGCCCGGAAACGGAGCGATCGTGCACGTGGCCCGTCAGGCGATCAACGACGCCGCAGGCCGCCTTTACGGGTACGAACTGCTCTTCCGCAGCACCGCCGGCGCGACCCGGGCGACCCTGGACAACGACCAGGCCACCACGCAGACCATCCTGGCCGCGTTCGCCGAGTTCGGTGCCGACGAACTCCTGGGCGGAAAGCCCGGTTTCATCAACCTCACCCGCGGCTTCCTGGTGGGTGACCTGCCCCTGCCGTTCTCGCCCGAGGCCGCCGTGCTGGAGGTCCTGGAGACCGTCAGCATCGACCACGAGGTGGTCGTCGGGGCACTGAAGCTGACCAACGAGGGCTACCGGCTCGCCCTCGACGACTTCGTCTGGACCCCGGAGTCCGAGCCACTGCTGGCCGTGGCCGACATCGTGAAGATCGACGTGCTGTCGATGGCCTGGGACGACGTGCTGTTCACCCTGGACAAGTGCCGGCAGCACGACGTGCGTCTGCTGGCCGAGAAGGTCGAGGACGCCGAGATCTACGAGCGTTGCGTGGCCGAGGGTTTCGAGCTCTTCCAGGGCTACTACCTGGCCCGGCCGGAGACCATGTCGATCGAGACGCTCTCGCCCGGGCAGCAGCTGGCCCTGCAACTGGTCGGGCGGCTGAGCGACCCGGACGCGACGACCGAGGAGATCGAGCGGGTGGTGCGGCGCGATCCGGCGCTGGTGTACCGGCTGCTGCGGATCGCCAACTCGGCCGCCTCCGGGTCGAGCCGCAAGGTGTCGTCGATCCGCGACGCGCTGGTGATGGTCGGCCTGAGCCGGCTGCGGGCCTGGCTGATCCTGCTCTCCCTGGCCTCCGACGGGGCCAGCCAGAACGCGCTGGTCGGTGCCCTGACCCGAGCCCGCACCTGCGAGCGGGTGGCCGAGATGGGCAAGCTGGTGGCGCCGGACACCGCCTTCACCGCCGGCCTGCTCGACGGGATCGCCGAAGGACTGGGGCTGCCGTCGTCCGACCTGCTGGACCGGATGCCGACGCTGACGCCCGACCTGTCCGCGGCCCTGACCGGTGACGGCTCCCACCCCCTGCGGCGGGTGCTGACCTCGGTGCGGGCCTACGAGCACGAGGACCTGGCCGAGGCCAAGCGCGGGCCGGTGCCGCTGCACGCGATGGCGGAGGCCTACCTCCAGGCCCTGGCCTGGACCACGGAGACGACGCGGGCCACGCACCTGCGCGAGCGCCGGACGCCCCGGCCTGCCTGACATCCGAGGTCAGGCAGAACGGGGCACCGCGAAAGGCTTTTCGGCCGTTCTCAGTCGAACTGGGCGCCGAAGTCCTGGGTCCACCAGATCTTGCCGTCCGAGGCGGTGGTCGCGACCACGCCGATGTCTTCGAAGTCGCAGTTGAGGATGTTGGCCTTGTGCCCGGCGCTGTTCATCCACATCTCCATGACGCTGGTGGCGGCGTCGGAACCGTAGTTGTAGGCGATGTTTTCACCGACCGTGCTCCAGCCGGTGTAGCCGGCGGCGGAGAAGCGGTCGCCCAGGTCGGCCTCACCGGCGTAGAGGTGCGACAGCGCGTTCTTGGCGACGGCCAGGTCGTTGTGCGCCCCGGCGGCCTTGGTGAGGGCGGCGTTCGCGGTCACCGGGTCGCAACCGGCCGTGGCCCGCTCCTCGTTGACCAGGTCGATGACCTGGTCGGCGAGCGCGGCGTCGCCGTCGCTGCCGGAGTCGTCCGTCGGCTCGGTCGTCGTGGTGCCGGAGGGGTCCGAGGTGGCGGTGTCCGAGGGTGCGGCGGTAACGGTGCCGGTCGGCTCGGACGTGTCGGTCGGCTCGGTGGTCTCCGTGGGCTCGGTGGTGTCGGTCGGCTCGGTGGTGTCCGAGGGCTCGGTGGTACCGGTGTCGGACGGGTCGGTGGTGTCCGAGGGTTCGGTGGTCGAGGTGTCCGTCGGGTCGGACGGCTCCGTGGCACCGTCGGTCGGCGTGGTGGTCGGCTTGTGGTGATGACCGTGCCGCTTGTGCCTCTTGTGCTCCTGGGGCGTGTCCTCGTCCGCGGCCTGTGCCTCGGTCTCGGTGCGGGTGTCGTTCGCCGCATCGCCGAGAGATGTGAAACTGGTGGTGAGTTCGGACCGTGGAGTGTCGGACTGACCGCCGACGAGCCCGTTGCAGGCCCAGGCGGCGCCGCTACCACCGACGACGACGGCGGTGACGCCGGCGATCCAGATCGGCCGGAACTTCTTGTGACGTGTCAGGGACATGACCAGCAGGTTTAGCAGAATCGCCGGTTAAGGCGTTGTCATATCGTTATCCACCGGCGGGCAACTTCCGTCCTGTTCGTCACCGGAACGACCTGGTGATCGAACAGGGTTGCTCAAGCCTTGGCGTGGAACCTGTTAAACCCGACCACGCAAAATCTTTCGGCCCTGTTTCGGCCCGGCACTCCTCTGACCTCCTGCACCCCATCCTCACCCCGCCGGCACGGCAGAAAACGGTGGACGACGACGGGTCTGTCGTCGTCCACCGTTGTGAACAGATCTGCCGCGCTACGTGGCGGGGGTTCAGGCCGGGTCGGTGGTGACGACCAGCTGCACCGGGATGTTGTTGCGCGTGGCGTTGGAGTAGGGGCACACCTGGTGCGCCGTCTGCACGATCGACTCGGCGGTGGCCTGGTCGAGGGCGGGGAAGTTGACCTTCAGCACGACCTCGAGCGCGAAGCCGCCCTGGCCGTTGGAGCCGATGCCGACCTCGGCGGTCACCGAGGAGCCGGTGGTGTCGGCCTTCTGCTTGCCGGCCACCAGGCGAGCCGCGCCGTGGAAGCAGGCGGCGTAACCGGCAGCGAAAAGCTGCTCGGGGTTGGTCTTGTCGCCACCGGGGCCACCCATCTCCTTCGGCACCGCGAGGTCGAGGTCGATGACCCCGTCGCTGGTCTGGGTGTGCCCGCCCCGCCCGTCACCGGTAGCGGTAGCAACAGCGGTGTAAACAGCGGCCATGACGACTGCCTCCAAGAAATCGGACCGATCGTTCTGTCGTGCTGAACACTCTCGCAGCATTCGTTCGGATGTCAAGACGGAACGGTCGGTCCGATAAGCTGAGTGCATGGCAACGACCGTGTCGGCGTCCGGCCGGCCCTCTCAGGCACGCGAGCGCCTGCTGAAGACCGCGTCGGCGCTCTTCTACACCGAAGGCATCCACGAGGTAGGTGTCGACCGCATTCTCAACGAGGCTGAGGTCACACGCTCGACCTTCTACCGGCATTTCCCGGGGAAGGAGGATCTCGTGCTCAGTTACGTCCGTTCGGTGGATGCCTCCATTCGGGCGCACGTCGAGGCCACCGAGCCACCGGGTAACCTGCTCGACGCGCTGATCGACGAGCACACCGAGAAGATCTGCCAGCCCGGATTCCGGGGCTGCGCGTTCATCAACGCCGCCGCCGAGTACCCCGACCAGGCCAGCCCGGTGCGCCGGGCGATCGACGAGCACCGGGCCTGGATGCTCGACGTGGCCACCGAGGCCTTCCGCCGGGCCGGCCACCGCGACCCGGAGCGGGCCGGGCGGCGGTTCATGCTGCTGCGCGACGGCGCCATGGTGTCCGGCTACCTGCACGACCCTCAGGCGGCGCGGGCCACGCTGCGCGAGGGCGTCGACGATCTGCTGGCCACCGGCACGGCGCGTTCCTGACGCCCGGTCCGGCGTCTTTGCCACAATGCAGGCGTGGGTGATCGGAGCGAGATGGTCCTCGACCGCACCCGACGTCTGCTCACCTTCCTCGCCGCGGCCGCCCGGGACGTCACCGTCCGGCCGGTGCGCGACGTGTTCCGCCACGACGGCCCGCCACCGCTGACCCCGGCCGACGTGCCCGGGCACCCCCGGGTCCGGCTCGCCGCACCGGACCGGGCCGCGTGGCTGGAGGTCGGCAAGGTCGCGCCGCCGCCCGGCCCGCCGGCCGTGCCCGGGCGCCTGGCCCCGCACGTGTCCACCGGCGCACACCAGCCGGTGCTGGCCCCCGGCGCCCCGGCCGAGCTGGAGCTGCCGTTCCACACCTGGCTGCGCGACGCCTGGCAGCCCTGGGCCGACGCCGCGTCGTCCACCCGCAGTGCCCGCGCGCTGTACGAACGGCTGTTCACCCTGCACCTGGAGGCCGAGCGCCGGCAGAGCACCCACGAGCTGGTCTGGGGCCATTCCGTTCTGGCCTGGAACCTCTCCGGCGAGGTCGTGCGCCACCCGCTGCTGCTGACCGGCGTGCTGCTGGAGCTCGACGCCGCCACCGGCGCGCTGTGCGTGCTGCCCGACGGCCCGCCCGAACTCCAGCTCGCCCCGCTGGAGGGGCTCGACCTGCCGGTGCTCGCCGAGCTGAACCGGCTGACCGAGCAGGTGGCCGCGGAGCCGTTCGAGGTCTGGGACGAGCCGGCCCGGCAGGCCCTGAACCAGTCGCTGCTGGCGCCGCTGCACCTCGATGCCGGCGTCACCGGGCAGATCCCCGAGCCGGGCGAGGTGCCGGTGATCGCCGACACCTGGGTGCTGTTCCTGCGCCGCCGGCCCACCCGGCACGAGCGGTTCTACCTCCAGCTGGCCGGACGGCTGCGCGACGACGCGGTGCTGCCCCAGGCCCTCGCCGCGGTGGTGGCGGACGACGACGAGCTCCGGGCGGCGCAGGACGAGCTGGGGCAGCTGCCCGGCGACGAGACCTGGCGGCCGGTGGGCGAGCGCCTGCTGATGCCGCTGCCGGCCAACGCCGAGCAGGAGCGCATCGCCCGGCAGCTGGCCCGCGAGCGCGGCGTCACGGTGCAGGGCCCGCCCGGCACCGGCAAGAGCCACACGATCGCCAACCTGGTCAGCCATCTGCTGGCGCACGGCAAGCGGGTGCTGGTGACCGCGCAGAACGAGCAGGCCCTGACCGTGCTGCGCGACAAGATCCCGGAAGACCTGCGTGACCTGTCGATCGCGGTGCTCGGCTCGTCCGGCGGGGCGATGGAGCAGCTGTGGGCCTCGGCGCAGGCGGTGCAGGACATCGCCTCGCAGGTCGACGTGGACGTGGAGACCCGGGCGGTGGCGGCGCTGGAGGCCGAGCTGGACCGGGTGCGCGAGCAGCTGCGCGGCGTCGAGCTGGCCGTGCTGGAGGCGTTGCGCACCGAGGACGCGGAGTGGGACCTGCCGGCCGGGCCGGAGAAGGCGCCGCAGGTGGCGCGCTGGCTCACCGAGCACGAGTCCACGCTCGGTCTGATCCCGGACGAGCTGCCGGTGGAGGCTGTGCCGCCGCTGTCGCCGCCGGAGCTGACCCGGCTGTTCGAGCTGAGCGAACAGTTGCGGCCGGCCGACGTGCACGCGCTGCGCACCTCCCGCCCGCCCGGCGACCTGCCCACCGCGGACCGGCTGGCCGGGCTGACCAGCCGTCTCGACGACCTGCGGCACGACGTGGCCGACTTGGAACAGTCCGGCGTGGTGGTGCGCGCGCTCGACGAGACCGGGCCGGAGCGACTCGCCGAACTGCGGTCGATGACGGACGACGCGAACACCCGCCTGGCCGCGCTGGAGACCCCCTGGTTGCTGAAGATCCGCGCGGAGATTCGGGACTCGGCCCAGGGCGGGCAGACCTGGGCGGCCCGGGCCGAGCAGCTCCGGCAGCGCACCGGCACGGCGAACGAGCTCCAGCGGGCCCTGTTCGGCCACGAGATCGTCCTGCCGGCGGGCGATCCGCACGAGCAGCGCCGGACGCTGCGCGAGCTGGGTCAGAGATTCGCTGCGGGCAAGGCACTTCCGCGGTTCGGCGGGGGCGACCTGAAGCAGTTCCACGCCGGGGCGCTGATCGACGGCCGGCCGCTGCGCACGCCCGAAGACACCGCGCTGGCCCTGACCCGGCTGGAGCTCGCCGACGAGCGGGCCGCCACCCGGCGCATGCTGACCCAGCTGGGGTTCACCGACATCCCGCCCGACGATGCCGATTTTCTGCACCGCGCAACGCTTCTGGCCGAGCAGGTGGCCGAGGCCGTGGACTGGGAGCTGACCCGGCTGCCCGCCCTGCTGACCCGGCTGCGCCCGCTGCTGCCGCAGCTGCGGCCCGACCTGACCACCGCCGACCTGCGTGGGCTGGCCGAGCTGCTGGCAGCCGCGCGGGCCCGGCAGGAGGAACGCGCGGTCACCGCCGAGCTGGCCGGCCTGGCCGCCCGGCTGCGCTCGGGTGCGGAGGACCTGGGCGCCTCGCCGTTGTGGAACACCCTGCGCACGGCGCTGGACCGGCGCGACTGGGGTTCCTGGGGCGGTGCCCTGGCCGAGGCGGCCCGGCTGACGGCCCTCGAACCACTGGCGGCCGACCAGCGTTCTCTGGCCGCCCGGCTGGCCACGGTGGCGCCCGGCTGGTCCGCGGCGATCGTGGCGACCGGCGCCGACCCGGAGGTGGTCGGCCCGGTGTCGCGCGCGGCCCGGGTCTGGCGCTGGCGCACCACCGCGACCTGGCTGGACGAGTTGCTGCGGGCCGGTGACCTGGCCCGGCTCCAGTCTCAGGTGATCGCCCTCCAGCAGCGTGAGCAGGCGCTGGTGCTCCAGCGGGCCCGGCGCGGGGCCGGGCTCGGGCTGCGGCGCAACCTGCGCGACCCCAACCGCCGGGCGCTCGCCGCCTGGTTGCGGGCCCTGGGCAAGCGGGGCAAGGGCACCGGCAGGTACGCCCCGCACTGGGAGAGCGAGGCGCGCCGCTTCATGCCCGGCGCGATGGGGGCCGTGCCGGTCTGGATCATGCCCGTGCACCGGGTGATCGAGAACTTCGACCCGCTGGTCACCGAGCCGTTCGACGTGGTGATCGTGGACGAGTCCAGCCAGTGCGACCTGCTCTCGGTCGGGGTGCTGGCGCTCGGGGCGAAGGCCGTGGTGGTCGGCGACGACCAGCAGACCAGCCCGGCCGCGGTGGGGGTGAACCAGGAGCGCATCATCCAGCTCCAGAACGCGCACCTGTCCGATGTCGGCGTGAAGAGCCTGCTCACGGTGGACCAGAGCCTCTACGCCCTGTCCGAGCTGATCTTCCCGAGCACGATCCTGCTGCGCGAGCACTTCCGCTGCGTGCCGGAGATCATCGAGTTCTCCAACCGCTACTACGACGGCGACATCCTGCCGTTGCGCGAGCCGTCCACCGCCGCCATCGGCGCGCCCCTGCGACTGATCAGAACCATGGACGGCGCAACCACCGGCTCCGCCTCGGGCGACCGGATCAACCGGGCCGAGGCCCGGGCCCTGGTCGAGCAGGTGCTCACCTGCCACCGCGACAGGGCTTACGACGGAATGACTTTCGGTGTCGTGACGGTGCAGGGCTCGGCCCAGGCCCCGCTGATCGAGAACATGCTGCGCGAGCGGCTCGGCCCGGAGGCGTTCGCGCAGCGCCGGCTGCGGGTCGGCAGCCCGGCGGCGTTCCAGGGCGACGAGCGCAACGTCGTCTTCGTCAGCATGGTCGCCGACGACGCCACCTGGGCGGCCACGAAGAACGCCGACAAGCAACGGATCAACGTGGCGGCGTCGCGGGCCCAGGACCAGTTGTGGGTGTTCCACACGGTGGAGCCCGGCCGGCTGCACGCCGACGACCAGCGCCGGGCGCTGATGGAGTACGTCCGCGATGCCGGGTCGGCCACGGTCGAGGCCCACGACCTGGAGGCCCGCACCGAGTCGGAGTTCGAGCTGGCCGTGCTGCGCGAGCTGCTGCGGGCCGGCTACCAGGTGCAGGTGCAGCACCAGGTCGGCCGTTACCGCATCGACCTGGTGGTGGTCGGCCGGTCCGGGCGCCTGGCCGTGGAGTGCGACGGCGACCGCTATCACGGCGCCGACCGCTGGGAGGCCGACATCCGGCGCCAGCGTCAGCTGGAACGGCTGGGCTGGACGTTCTGGCGGATCCGGGCCTCGGAGTTCTACCGCGAGCGCGCTCTCACCGTGGCCACCCTGATCGAGCGGTTGGAGCAACACGGCATCGAGCCGCGCGAGCGCCGGCGGGCCGAGTCGTCCACAGCCGAGTCGTCCACAGCCGAATCGTCCACGGCCGGGTCGGCCCCGGCGGCGTCAGCCACGGCGGAGTCGTCGGCCGGTGCCCCGCCGGACGTCATCGACCTGGATGCTCAGGCCCGGTCCTGAGGCTGCTCGCCGGGTCCGCCACGGATCATCCCGGCCCACGGGTCGTAGGTGGCGAGAAGTTCTTCCTGCGGCGGGCGTTCGGCCTCCGGCACGTGCTGGAGGTTGATCCGGATCCGGTACCACAGCGAGCTGCGGCCGCGCATGCCGTCGACCAGCACGTCGGCCGGCTGGAGCTGCGTGGCCACCTGCGGGTGCCGGGTTCTCCAGACCTCCAGCCACTCCAGGGCCTCGGGCCTGGTGCGGGTGCGGGCGACCTCGATGAGCGGCATGGTCGGCTGCCGCCGCCCCTCCCCCTTCGGCGGCTTCTCCGCGGGGCCCATCTCCCTGGCCAGGGCCAGCAGGGAATCCACTGTGCCGGAAGAGTTCTCGATCCCGGCCCAGGGGTCGCCGAGCTCCTTCCAGCGCGGCAACACGGTGGCCACGGTGAGGTCCTCCATCCGGCAGCGTTCCACGTCGTCCCACAGCAGCGGGGTCGAGACACGCGCGTCGGCGACCGCCCGCACCGACCAGACCGACGCCGTGGTGCGGTCCTTCGCCATCTGGTTGAAATCGACGAAGACCTGCGAGCCGCGCTCCTCCTTCCACCAGCGGGCCGTGGCCAGGGCCGGGACCCGGTGCTCCACCTCGCGCGCCACCGTCTCGGCGGCCAGTCGCAGGTCTTTGAACGGCCGGTCCGGCCGCACCCGGGAGTAGATGTGAAAGCCGCGTGAGCCGGAGGTTTTCGGCCAGCTCTCCAGTCCATGGTCGGTCAGCACCTGACGCACGGTGAACGCCACCTCCACCACCTGCCCCCAGTCCACGCCGGGCATCGGGTCGAGGTCGATGCGCAGTTCGTCGGGCCGGTCCAGGTTCTCGGCCAGCACCGGATGCGGATTCAGGTCGATGCAGCCCAGATTGATCACCCAGGCCAGGCCGGCCGGGTCGCGGATCACGGTCTCCTCGGCGGACCGGCCGCTCGCGTACTTCAGCTCCGCCACCTCGACGAACGGCGGACGTGTGGACGGCGCCCGCTTCTGGAAGAACGCCTCCTCGTCGATCCCCTTCACGAAGCGCTTGAGCACCATCGGGCGGCCAC
This genomic interval from Kineosporia corallincola contains the following:
- a CDS encoding class I SAM-dependent methyltransferase; the encoded protein is MDDDAQPLLLADIFDELLTEPSPVRFTAYDGSATGPADAEIGIHLNTPRAAAYMATAPGSLGMARAYVSGDIQVTGVHPGNPYALLAVMDQIQWRRPDVRTALRIARSLGMKRLVPPPPPPQEALPDWRRTLEGLRHSKHRDAEAIHHHYDVSNEFYEMLLGGSMTYTCACYPHEDATLEEAQYNKYDLVARKLGLKPGMRLLDVGCGWGGMVRHAAQHYGVKALGVTLSAEQAEWAQQEIKRQGLEDLAEVRFGDYRDVIEGEFDAVSSIGLTEHIGVGNYPSYFEFLHSKLRAGGRLLNHTITRPDNIHTARVRGGFIDRYIFPDGELTGAGGVIVALQNAGLEMKHEENLREHYARTCAAWCENLVANWDAAVAEVGEATAKIWGMYLAGSSLGFDKRQIELHQILAVRPDERGRSSWPLRPDWGV
- a CDS encoding EAL and HDOD domain-containing protein; translated protein: MHVARQAINDAAGRLYGYELLFRSTAGATRATLDNDQATTQTILAAFAEFGADELLGGKPGFINLTRGFLVGDLPLPFSPEAAVLEVLETVSIDHEVVVGALKLTNEGYRLALDDFVWTPESEPLLAVADIVKIDVLSMAWDDVLFTLDKCRQHDVRLLAEKVEDAEIYERCVAEGFELFQGYYLARPETMSIETLSPGQQLALQLVGRLSDPDATTEEIERVVRRDPALVYRLLRIANSAASGSSRKVSSIRDALVMVGLSRLRAWLILLSLASDGASQNALVGALTRARTCERVAEMGKLVAPDTAFTAGLLDGIAEGLGLPSSDLLDRMPTLTPDLSAALTGDGSHPLRRVLTSVRAYEHEDLAEAKRGPVPLHAMAEAYLQALAWTTETTRATHLRERRTPRPA
- a CDS encoding CAP domain-containing protein, producing MSLTRHKKFRPIWIAGVTAVVVGGSGAAWACNGLVGGQSDTPRSELTTSFTSLGDAANDTRTETEAQAADEDTPQEHKRHKRHGHHHKPTTTPTDGATEPSDPTDTSTTEPSDTTDPSDTGTTEPSDTTEPTDTTEPTETTEPTDTSEPTGTVTAAPSDTATSDPSGTTTTEPTDDSGSDGDAALADQVIDLVNEERATAGCDPVTANAALTKAAGAHNDLAVAKNALSHLYAGEADLGDRFSAAGYTGWSTVGENIAYNYGSDAATSVMEMWMNSAGHKANILNCDFEDIGVVATTASDGKIWWTQDFGAQFD
- a CDS encoding organic hydroperoxide resistance protein; the encoded protein is MAAVYTAVATATGDGRGGHTQTSDGVIDLDLAVPKEMGGPGGDKTNPEQLFAAGYAACFHGAARLVAGKQKADTTGSSVTAEVGIGSNGQGGFALEVVLKVNFPALDQATAESIVQTAHQVCPYSNATRNNIPVQLVVTTDPA
- a CDS encoding TetR/AcrR family transcriptional regulator, whose protein sequence is MATTVSASGRPSQARERLLKTASALFYTEGIHEVGVDRILNEAEVTRSTFYRHFPGKEDLVLSYVRSVDASIRAHVEATEPPGNLLDALIDEHTEKICQPGFRGCAFINAAAEYPDQASPVRRAIDEHRAWMLDVATEAFRRAGHRDPERAGRRFMLLRDGAMVSGYLHDPQAARATLREGVDDLLATGTARS
- a CDS encoding AAA domain-containing protein, which translates into the protein MGDRSEMVLDRTRRLLTFLAAAARDVTVRPVRDVFRHDGPPPLTPADVPGHPRVRLAAPDRAAWLEVGKVAPPPGPPAVPGRLAPHVSTGAHQPVLAPGAPAELELPFHTWLRDAWQPWADAASSTRSARALYERLFTLHLEAERRQSTHELVWGHSVLAWNLSGEVVRHPLLLTGVLLELDAATGALCVLPDGPPELQLAPLEGLDLPVLAELNRLTEQVAAEPFEVWDEPARQALNQSLLAPLHLDAGVTGQIPEPGEVPVIADTWVLFLRRRPTRHERFYLQLAGRLRDDAVLPQALAAVVADDDELRAAQDELGQLPGDETWRPVGERLLMPLPANAEQERIARQLARERGVTVQGPPGTGKSHTIANLVSHLLAHGKRVLVTAQNEQALTVLRDKIPEDLRDLSIAVLGSSGGAMEQLWASAQAVQDIASQVDVDVETRAVAALEAELDRVREQLRGVELAVLEALRTEDAEWDLPAGPEKAPQVARWLTEHESTLGLIPDELPVEAVPPLSPPELTRLFELSEQLRPADVHALRTSRPPGDLPTADRLAGLTSRLDDLRHDVADLEQSGVVVRALDETGPERLAELRSMTDDANTRLAALETPWLLKIRAEIRDSAQGGQTWAARAEQLRQRTGTANELQRALFGHEIVLPAGDPHEQRRTLRELGQRFAAGKALPRFGGGDLKQFHAGALIDGRPLRTPEDTALALTRLELADERAATRRMLTQLGFTDIPPDDADFLHRATLLAEQVAEAVDWELTRLPALLTRLRPLLPQLRPDLTTADLRGLAELLAAARARQEERAVTAELAGLAARLRSGAEDLGASPLWNTLRTALDRRDWGSWGGALAEAARLTALEPLAADQRSLAARLATVAPGWSAAIVATGADPEVVGPVSRAARVWRWRTTATWLDELLRAGDLARLQSQVIALQQREQALVLQRARRGAGLGLRRNLRDPNRRALAAWLRALGKRGKGTGRYAPHWESEARRFMPGAMGAVPVWIMPVHRVIENFDPLVTEPFDVVIVDESSQCDLLSVGVLALGAKAVVVGDDQQTSPAAVGVNQERIIQLQNAHLSDVGVKSLLTVDQSLYALSELIFPSTILLREHFRCVPEIIEFSNRYYDGDILPLREPSTAAIGAPLRLIRTMDGATTGSASGDRINRAEARALVEQVLTCHRDRAYDGMTFGVVTVQGSAQAPLIENMLRERLGPEAFAQRRLRVGSPAAFQGDERNVVFVSMVADDATWAATKNADKQRINVAASRAQDQLWVFHTVEPGRLHADDQRRALMEYVRDAGSATVEAHDLEARTESEFELAVLRELLRAGYQVQVQHQVGRYRIDLVVVGRSGRLAVECDGDRYHGADRWEADIRRQRQLERLGWTFWRIRASEFYRERALTVATLIERLEQHGIEPRERRRAESSTAESSTAESSTAGSAPAASATAESSAGAPPDVIDLDAQARS
- a CDS encoding DNA polymerase domain-containing protein, yielding MADKGVVLEVAGHEVTVTHPDKMVFPTAQRPGGGVGITKLDLVHYYLTVAEGALRGAGGRPMVLKRFVKGIDEEAFFQKRAPSTRPPFVEVAELKYASGRSAEETVIRDPAGLAWVINLGCIDLNPHPVLAENLDRPDELRIDLDPMPGVDWGQVVEVAFTVRQVLTDHGLESWPKTSGSRGFHIYSRVRPDRPFKDLRLAAETVAREVEHRVPALATARWWKEERGSQVFVDFNQMAKDRTTASVWSVRAVADARVSTPLLWDDVERCRMEDLTVATVLPRWKELGDPWAGIENSSGTVDSLLALAREMGPAEKPPKGEGRRQPTMPLIEVARTRTRPEALEWLEVWRTRHPQVATQLQPADVLVDGMRGRSSLWYRIRINLQHVPEAERPPQEELLATYDPWAGMIRGGPGEQPQDRA